In Centropristis striata isolate RG_2023a ecotype Rhode Island chromosome 5, C.striata_1.0, whole genome shotgun sequence, a single genomic region encodes these proteins:
- the fgd1 gene encoding FYVE, RhoGEF and PH domain-containing protein 1: MTGFVFCCAMYMDRSSLSRGPASSSSPSVLTQSLSLEPSCSPCGHQEAPPPSSSSGPASLEGGAEPTERRGSANGLLLVNDTGPPELPATTMTPASKSRPPLPGPKPQVPPKPPHLQQAAAARPRPRAPDKPLPPPPPCRPLPADPRGGWTPPTRGDGTASPTCVLSLIEKFEREQIIVVPDITGGALCPRLPDPSSSPSSSSRPSSPPLSSSLALPPPDDKPPSEVRGHKDITVGGGEEEGDADLQDDHDDDEDDDEDDDDDDDDNDEELAAACRDDLRQKRLSMESGYSPSEKQLEDDVVNVEMREQPATAQPLLDQSEPSERLSLPSSQTEGKLANRDSGIDSISSPSHSEELCFAGVDDGGVVYPCSPALLPRLSSSSSYAGEGGDGEEGEARGGARRRRDFSEEGDSDLEEEEAELTLVLPHPKADRQDSTELSVQQRVFNIANELLHTEIAYVSKLHLLDQVFCARLLEEARSRSSFPCDVVQGVFSNICSIYCFHQQFLLPALQKRMEEWESNPRIGDILQKLAPFLKMYGEYVKNFDGAMELLSLWTERSASFKTIIQEIQREERCGNLTLQHHMLEPVQRIPRYELLLKDYLHRLPEDAPDYRDAQKSLELIATAAEHSNAAIKKMERMRKLLKVYELLGGEEDIVNPTNELIKEGHILKLSNKNGTTQDRYLILFNDRLLYCVPKLRLIGQKYGVRARIDVDGMELKETSSAAVPRTFLVSGKQRSLELQARTEEEKKDWIQAIQVTIQRHEQTVDSFRHLNCSLRDDESTPPHSPSCVELGKRAPTPIREKEVTLCMKCQEPFNSITKRRHHCKACGHVVCGKCSEFRARLSYDNNRTNRVCVDCYAMLVGASPSPATLSSSTQRRRSILEKQASLAAEHSVICSFLHHMEKGSGRGWQKAWFVIPENEPLVLYIYGAPQDVKAQRSVPLIGFEVSLPESCDRLERRHAFKISQSHLTLFFSAEGEELQRRWMDVLLRAGRGEEPQLHRPIAESLEEEGEELLAAAEGENT, encoded by the exons GTcccgcctcctcctccagtcCCAGCGTGCTGACTCAAAGTCTGTCTCTGGAGCCGTCCTGCTCGCCGTGCGGCCACCAGGAGGCGCCGCCGCCGAGTTCCTCATCAGGCCCCGCCTCCCTGGAGGGAGGGGCGGAGCCCACGGAGCGCCGCGGTTCTGCCAATGGGCTTCTGCTAGTCAACGACACGGGCCCGCCGGAGCTGCCGGCGACCACGATGACACCAGCGAGCAAGAGCCGTCCTCCGCTGCCCGGGCCGAAGCCTCAGG TCCCGCCCAAGCCCCCCCACCTCCAGCAGGCAGCGGCAGCAAGGCCACGCCCCCGGGCTCCAGACaagcccctcccccctcccccgccCTGCAGACCGCTGCCAGCCGATCCTCGCGGTGGCTGGACTCCGCCCACACGAGGCGATGGCACCGCCTCCCCGACCTGCGTCCTGTCACTCATCGAGAAGTTTGAACG ggagCAGATCATCGTGGTTCCTGACATCACCGGCGGAGCTCTGTGTCCCCGCCTCCCcgacccctcctcctccccctcctcatcctcccGTCCTTCCTCGCCGCCACTGTCCTCCTCGTTGGCCCTGCCCCCTCCTGATGACAAGCCGCCCTCTGAGGTCAGGGGTCATAAAGACATCACTGTGggtgggggggaggaggagggagacgcCGACCTGCAGGACGACcacgatgatgatgaagatgacgatgaagatgatgatgatgatgatgatgacaacGACGAGGAGCTGGCGGCGGCGTGCCGTGACGACCTCCGTCAGAAGCGCCTGTCAATGGAGTCGGGTTACAGCCCGTCAGAGAAGCAGCTGGAGGATGATGTTGTTAACGTGGAGATGAGGGAGCAGCCGGCAACGGCGCAGCCACTcctcgaccaatcagagccctCGGAGCGCCTGTCGCTGCCGTCCTCACAGACGGAGGGGAAGCTGGCGAACCGGGACAGCGGCATCGACAGCATCAGCTCACCGTCACACAGCGAGGAGCTCTGCTTCGCCGGCGTGGATGACGGGGGCGTGGTCTACCCCTGCAGCCCGGCCCTCCTGCCCCGCCTCTCCAGCTCATCGTCGTACGCCGGTGAGGGCGGAGACGGCGAGGAGGGCGAGGCAAGGGGCGGGGCCAGGAGGAGGCGGGACTTCTCTGAGGAGGGAGACAGcgacctggaggaggaggaggcagagctAACGCTGGTGCTGCCGCACCccaaagcagacagacaggactcCACGGAG CTGTCTGTTCAGCAGAGGGTCTTCAACATCGCCAACGAGTTGCTGCACACAGAGATTGCCTACGTCTCCAAGCTCCATCTCCTGGACCAG GTGTTCTGTGCGCGCCTCCTGGAGGAAGCCCGGTCCCGCTCCTCCTTCCCCTGCGACGTGGTTCAGGGCGTCTTCTCCAACATCTGCTCCATCTACTGCTTCCACCAGCAGTTCCTGCTGCCGGCCCTGCAGAAACGCATGGAGGAGTG gGAGTCTAACCCTCGTATCGGGGACATCCTCCAGAAGCTCGCTCCGTTCCTGAAGATGTATGGAGAGTACGTGAAGAACTTTGACGGAGCGATGGAGCTGCTGAGCCTGTGGACGGAGCGGTCGGCATCGTTCAAGACCATCATCCAGGAGATCCAG agggagGAGCGCTGTGGGAACCTGACCCTGCAGCACCACATGCTGGAGCCAGTCCAGAGGATCCCCCGATACGAGTTGCTGCTGAAGGACTACCTGCATCGTCTACCAGAGGACGCCCCGGATTACAGGGATGCCCAGA AGTCTCTGGAGCTGATCGCCACGGCAGCAGAACACTCCAACGCTGCTATCAAGAAGatg GAGCGAATGAGGAAGCTGCTGAAGGTGTACGAGTTGTTGGGAGGAGAAGAAGACATTGTCAACCCGACAAACGAGCTGATCAAAGAAGGACACATCCTGAAATTGTCCAACAAGAATGGGACGACTCAGGACAGATACCTCATCCTG ttcAACGACAGGTTGCTGTACTGCGTCCCGAAGCTGCGTCTGATTGGTCAGAAGTACGGTGTCCGCGCTCGCATCGATGTGGACGGGATGGAG ctAAAGGAGACCAGCAGTGCTGCAGTTCCCCGAACGTTCCTGGTGTCTGGAAAACAGAGATCACTGGAACTACAggccag gactgaggaggagaagaaggactGGATTCAG GCGATCCAGGTGACCATCCAGAGACACGAGCAGACGGTGGACAGCTTCAGACATCTGAACTGCTCGCTGCGAGATGACGAGTCCACGCCGCCACACTCTCCG agcTGTGTGGAGCTGGGTAAACGAGCTCCGACTCCGATCAGAGAGAAAGAAGTGACTCTGTGTATGAAATGTCAGGAGCCGTTCAACTCCATCACCAAGAGACGCCACCACTGCAAGGCCTGCGGACAT GTGGTTTGTGGGAAATGTTCAGAGTTTCGTGCTCGTCTGTCGTACGACAACAACCGAACcaaccgtgtgtgtgtggactgctACGCCATGCTTGTGGGGGCGTCGCCCTCGCCCGCCACGCTGAGCAGCAGCACCCAGAGGAGACGCTCCATCCTGGAG AAACAGGCCTCCCTGGCAGCAGAGCACAGTgtgatttgtagttttttgcacCACATGGAGAAAGGAAGTGGGCGGGGCTGGCAGAAGGCGTGGTTCGTCATCCCGGAGAACGAGCCACTGGTGCTCTACATCTACGGAGCGCCACAG GACGTGAAGGCTCAGCGCAGCGTTCCTCTGATCGGCTTCGAGGTTTCTCTCCCTGAGTCATGTGACCGTCTGGAGCGCCGCCACGCCTTCAAGATCTCCCAGAGTCACCTAACGCTGTTCTTCAGCGCCGAGGGGGAGGAGCTACAGCGGCGCTGGATGGACGTCCTGCTGCGGGCCGGGAGGGGGGAGGAGCCTCAGCTCCACCGGCCAATCGCAGAGAGTctggaagaggagggggaggagctaTTGGCAGCGGCAGAGGGCGAGAACACGTGA